A window from Streptomyces sp. NBC_00335 encodes these proteins:
- a CDS encoding serpin family protein, translating into MKTKTVRAVNALTSRWAGHAAADGTGTVFTAAGVWPLLALLADGADGPARTELAEALGIPADTAAGAARELLTGLDGVRGLSSATGLWTSRDLPLEEAWAAGLPAGTRSTLTGDEDTDRKALDTWAAERTGGLIERMPVEVDRDTLLVLASALALRLRWIQPFNSWPTYIDEGPWAEGAVGVVQGLSRRTTLLDRVSVAHAPTGPVTLLEVVGDGGVDVHLVLGEPQATPGHTLQAGIAAVTRAIPSTGASLLPEGNPGPGLHIDQVPSVDREPWLNIETVAFEVQAEHDLLAPAGLFGLASASDTRTGHFPGVSSEPLAVGSARQSAVARFHAEGFEAAAVTSIGMVGAGIPRFKYRVRRAQVAFHRPFGFLAVHRTSRLVLAAGWVADPVLHEEGDHAAEEAEAWAKLDAEEWD; encoded by the coding sequence ATGAAGACGAAAACGGTACGGGCGGTCAACGCGCTCACCTCCCGCTGGGCCGGACACGCGGCGGCGGACGGCACGGGCACGGTGTTCACGGCCGCCGGGGTCTGGCCGCTGCTGGCCCTCCTCGCGGACGGCGCCGACGGCCCGGCCCGCACCGAACTGGCCGAGGCCCTCGGCATACCCGCCGACACGGCGGCCGGCGCCGCCCGGGAGCTGCTGACCGGCCTGGACGGCGTACGCGGCCTGAGCTCCGCCACCGGCCTGTGGACCAGTCGGGACCTCCCACTGGAAGAGGCCTGGGCGGCCGGGCTCCCCGCCGGGACCCGGTCCACGCTGACCGGCGACGAGGACACCGACCGCAAGGCCCTGGACACCTGGGCAGCCGAACGCACCGGCGGCCTCATCGAGAGGATGCCGGTCGAGGTCGACCGGGACACCCTCCTCGTGCTCGCCTCGGCACTGGCGCTGCGCCTGCGGTGGATCCAGCCCTTCAATTCCTGGCCGACCTATATCGACGAAGGCCCTTGGGCCGAGGGCGCCGTAGGGGTCGTACAGGGGCTCAGCCGCCGTACGACCCTGCTGGACCGGGTCAGCGTGGCTCACGCGCCGACGGGGCCGGTGACCCTGCTGGAGGTGGTGGGCGACGGCGGCGTGGACGTCCACCTCGTCCTGGGCGAGCCTCAGGCCACACCGGGCCACACCCTCCAGGCCGGTATCGCGGCCGTCACCCGGGCGATCCCGTCCACGGGTGCGAGCCTGCTCCCCGAGGGGAACCCCGGGCCCGGCCTGCACATCGACCAGGTGCCCTCCGTCGACCGCGAACCCTGGCTGAACATCGAGACGGTGGCCTTCGAGGTGCAGGCGGAGCACGATCTCCTCGCCCCCGCCGGGCTGTTCGGGCTGGCGAGCGCCTCGGACACGCGGACGGGACACTTTCCGGGCGTCAGCAGCGAGCCGCTGGCCGTCGGTTCGGCCCGGCAGTCGGCGGTGGCGCGCTTCCACGCGGAGGGATTCGAGGCTGCGGCCGTGACCTCGATCGGCATGGTCGGCGCCGGCATTCCGCGCTTCAAGTACCGAGTCCGACGGGCCCAGGTCGCCTTCCACCGCCCCTTCGGCTTCCTCGCCGTCCACCGGACCTCCCGCCTGGTGCTCGCCGCGGGCTGGGTGGCGGACCCCGTCCTCCACGAGGAGGGGGACCACGCGGCGGAGGAAGCGGAGGCCTGGGCGAAGCTGGATGCCGAGGAGTGGGATTGA
- a CDS encoding serpin family protein, with protein sequence MDNSTVGAVNRLTARWAARWSAQSADRPEGTVFTAAGLWPLLALLADGADGPARTELEQALGIPADTAARAARELLTALEGVRGLRAATGVWARRDLPLETAWSDRLPAGTRSVLTGDEDTDRKALDAWAAERTGGLVEQMPVEVGPHVDLVLASALALCLTWEKPFAERQVQPPHGPWNGRRLRGLAVTHTFPERLRVARGPAGPVTLLRVPGAHGTDVHLLLGEPGAAPGDVLAAGIAEVTGALASSTARELPDGAAGPGLSLRTVDSTGPEPLVRITTVAFEIRAEHDLLLHSELFGLTSAAAGPGHFPGISSVPLAVGSARQSAVARFHAEGFEAAAVTAVALPRGAARVRSHRVRQAEFEVDRPFGFLALDRESGLVLFAGWVTDPAILPR encoded by the coding sequence ATGGACAACTCGACGGTGGGGGCGGTCAACCGCCTGACGGCACGGTGGGCGGCACGATGGTCGGCGCAGTCCGCGGACCGGCCCGAAGGCACGGTGTTCACGGCGGCCGGGCTCTGGCCGCTGCTGGCCCTGCTCGCGGACGGCGCCGACGGCCCGGCCCGCACCGAACTGGAGCAGGCGCTCGGCATACCCGCCGATACGGCGGCCCGCGCCGCCCGGGAGCTGCTGACCGCGCTGGAGGGCGTACGAGGCCTGCGCGCGGCCACCGGCGTGTGGGCGCGGCGGGACCTCCCGCTGGAGACGGCGTGGTCGGACCGGCTCCCGGCCGGGACCCGGTCGGTCCTGACCGGCGACGAGGACACCGACCGCAAGGCCCTGGACGCCTGGGCCGCCGAACGCACCGGCGGCCTCGTCGAGCAGATGCCGGTGGAGGTCGGCCCGCACGTCGACCTGGTCCTCGCCTCCGCACTCGCCCTGTGCCTGACCTGGGAGAAGCCCTTCGCCGAGCGGCAGGTTCAGCCGCCCCACGGCCCGTGGAACGGGCGCCGCCTGCGCGGGCTGGCCGTCACCCACACCTTCCCCGAGCGGCTCCGGGTGGCCCGGGGGCCCGCCGGCCCGGTCACCCTGCTCCGCGTACCCGGTGCCCACGGCACGGACGTGCACCTGCTGCTCGGCGAGCCCGGGGCCGCTCCGGGTGACGTCCTGGCCGCCGGGATCGCCGAGGTCACGGGCGCGCTGGCCTCCTCGACCGCGAGGGAGCTTCCCGACGGCGCCGCGGGCCCCGGGCTGTCGCTCCGCACGGTGGACTCGACCGGCCCCGAACCCCTGGTCCGGATCACCACGGTGGCCTTCGAGATCCGCGCCGAGCACGATCTGCTGCTCCACTCCGAGCTGTTCGGGCTCACCTCCGCGGCCGCGGGCCCCGGCCACTTCCCCGGCATCTCCTCCGTCCCGCTCGCCGTCGGCTCGGCCCGCCAGTCGGCCGTGGCCCGCTTCCACGCGGAGGGGTTCGAGGCCGCGGCCGTCACCGCCGTCGCCTTGCCCCGCGGGGCCGCGAGGGTCAGGTCGCACCGGGTCCGGCAGGCCGAGTTCGAGGTGGACCGGCCCTTCGGCTTCCTCGCCCTCGACCGGGAGTCCGGTCTCGTGCTGTTTGCGGGCTGGGTCACCGACCCCGCTATCCTCCCTCGATGA
- a CDS encoding aldo/keto reductase — MTSDKINAADSGTWLLGDLPVRRIGFGAMRLTHLADGSPSDRDRVTGVLRRAVELGVNHIDTAAFYFSATRSANELINRALAPYADELVITTKVGPGRDTAGDWWWATPGQLRGQVEENLRQLGRDHLDVVNLRVPRQAETGSIAEHFGALAELRTAGLIRHLGVSNVRPDHLAEARAIAPVVCVQNAYGIGSPAEEHAFLDACGEQGIAFVPFFAIAGAGKEAGGVTEEGPAVRDLARAHGVSPAQLRLAWTLSRGAHVLAIPGTGNPDHLTENVAAGALRLSAEDTALLAEA; from the coding sequence ATGACTTCCGACAAGATCAACGCGGCCGACTCCGGCACCTGGCTCCTCGGCGACCTTCCCGTCCGCCGCATCGGCTTCGGCGCGATGCGGCTCACGCACCTCGCCGACGGCTCCCCCAGCGACCGGGACCGGGTGACCGGGGTGCTGAGGCGCGCTGTCGAGCTGGGGGTCAACCACATCGACACGGCCGCCTTCTACTTCTCCGCGACCCGCTCCGCCAACGAGCTCATCAACCGGGCCCTCGCCCCGTACGCCGACGAGCTGGTCATCACCACCAAGGTCGGGCCGGGCCGCGACACCGCCGGCGACTGGTGGTGGGCCACGCCCGGGCAACTGCGCGGGCAGGTGGAGGAGAACCTGCGCCAGCTCGGCCGCGACCACCTGGACGTGGTCAACCTGCGCGTCCCGCGCCAGGCGGAGACCGGTTCGATCGCCGAGCACTTCGGCGCCCTCGCCGAGCTGCGCACGGCCGGGCTGATCCGGCACCTGGGCGTGTCCAACGTGCGGCCGGACCACCTCGCCGAGGCGAGGGCCATCGCGCCCGTGGTCTGCGTGCAGAACGCCTACGGGATCGGTTCGCCGGCCGAGGAGCACGCCTTCCTCGACGCGTGCGGCGAGCAGGGCATCGCCTTCGTCCCCTTCTTCGCGATCGCGGGCGCGGGCAAGGAGGCCGGAGGGGTCACCGAGGAGGGCCCGGCGGTACGCGACCTCGCGCGGGCCCACGGCGTGTCCCCGGCCCAGCTCCGCCTGGCGTGGACCCTGAGCCGGGGCGCGCACGTCCTCGCCATCCCGGGCACCGGCAACCCGGACCACCTCACCGAGAACGTCGCCGCCGGCGCGCTGCGACTGTCGGCCGAGGACACCGCCCTGCTCGCAGAAGCGTAG
- a CDS encoding PfkB family carbohydrate kinase: MTGAVTGAGTGTGNVSRSPSVPVPQGYDVLVLGEVLVEIHAETALRDAADGTPARVSFSGDALNAAAAAVAAGARTALLAVVGEDELSVPLLARAAELGVDVSHVRRSPRPNGAYLLCADTEGDREFVYWRTGSAGSTLSVEHVESWRELLTDCTALITSGITGALSPSSREAVLLAAETVHEAGGHLSYDPNFRSRLTSRGEARTLLARIAPLAGLLKTSCPADALAMVDTDDPAEAAARYRALGARSVVVTAGADRLLLDDGTEAAYLPVPVNPDPVDATGAGDCFTGTATARLALGDTLGDAVAYAMAAASLSVSGRGGTGHVPAFAETAALAAAHREDILRTGRVTT, encoded by the coding sequence GTGACCGGGGCCGTGACCGGGGCCGGAACCGGAACCGGGAACGTGAGCCGGAGCCCGTCCGTCCCCGTCCCGCAGGGGTACGACGTCCTCGTCCTCGGCGAGGTCCTCGTCGAGATCCACGCCGAGACCGCCCTGCGGGACGCCGCCGACGGCACACCCGCCCGCGTCTCCTTCTCCGGGGACGCCCTCAACGCCGCTGCCGCCGCCGTCGCCGCCGGAGCCCGCACCGCCCTGCTCGCGGTCGTCGGCGAGGACGAGCTGAGCGTCCCGCTGCTGGCCCGTGCCGCCGAACTCGGCGTGGACGTCTCCCACGTACGCCGCTCCCCGCGCCCGAACGGCGCCTACCTGCTCTGCGCCGACACCGAGGGCGACCGCGAGTTCGTGTACTGGCGCACCGGCAGCGCCGGTTCCACCCTCTCGGTGGAACACGTCGAGTCCTGGCGGGAGTTGCTGACGGACTGCACCGCCCTCATCACCAGCGGCATCACCGGCGCGCTGTCGCCGAGCAGCCGCGAAGCCGTCCTGCTCGCCGCCGAGACCGTGCACGAAGCCGGCGGACACCTCTCCTACGACCCCAACTTCCGCTCCCGGCTGACCAGTCGGGGCGAGGCACGCACCCTCCTGGCCCGCATCGCCCCGCTGGCCGGGCTGCTGAAGACCTCCTGCCCGGCTGACGCGCTGGCCATGGTCGACACCGACGACCCGGCCGAGGCCGCCGCCCGCTACCGGGCCCTGGGCGCCCGCAGCGTCGTGGTCACCGCGGGCGCCGACCGGCTGCTGCTGGACGACGGCACGGAGGCGGCGTACCTGCCCGTCCCGGTCAACCCCGACCCGGTCGACGCGACCGGCGCCGGGGACTGCTTCACCGGCACCGCCACCGCCCGGCTCGCGCTGGGCGACACCCTCGGGGACGCCGTCGCCTACGCGATGGCGGCGGCCTCCCTCTCCGTGTCCGGCCGCGGCGGCACCGGACACGTCCCCGCCTTCGCCGAAACGGCCGCCCTCGCGGCCGCGCACCGCGAAGACATCCTCAGGACAGGTCGGGTGACGACGTGA
- a CDS encoding bifunctional 4-hydroxy-2-oxoglutarate aldolase/2-dehydro-3-deoxy-phosphogluconate aldolase, protein MSCHPYAVITAQRLLPVLRSADADEAVRHTTALLAAGCRAVELTTSTPGWAEAVARTVPLADAQGRPALIGVGTVTTAPAARTALDAGAAFLISPYPAPEVREVARERGAPFIEGGFTPGEIASAVRSGGAAKVFPAHVGGPQFIRSLKAVLPDAVIIPTGGIKPGEVRDWLAAGAAAVGIGGGLPADPGELAAVFADLAQPCCGDCAGTERRR, encoded by the coding sequence TTGTCCTGTCATCCGTACGCGGTCATCACCGCGCAGCGACTGCTGCCGGTCCTGCGCAGCGCCGACGCGGACGAGGCCGTCCGCCACACCACCGCCCTGCTCGCGGCCGGCTGCCGCGCCGTCGAACTCACCACCTCCACCCCCGGCTGGGCCGAGGCGGTGGCCCGCACCGTGCCGCTCGCCGACGCGCAGGGGCGGCCCGCCCTCATCGGGGTCGGCACCGTCACCACCGCCCCGGCCGCGCGGACCGCACTCGACGCGGGCGCCGCCTTCCTCATCTCCCCGTATCCGGCCCCCGAGGTCCGCGAGGTCGCCCGGGAGCGCGGGGCCCCCTTCATCGAAGGCGGCTTCACCCCCGGCGAGATCGCCTCCGCCGTCCGGTCCGGCGGCGCGGCGAAGGTGTTCCCCGCCCATGTGGGCGGCCCGCAGTTCATCCGCTCCCTCAAGGCCGTCCTCCCCGACGCCGTGATCATCCCGACCGGCGGCATCAAGCCCGGCGAGGTCCGCGACTGGCTCGCCGCCGGGGCCGCCGCCGTCGGGATAGGCGGCGGCCTGCCCGCCGACCCGGGCGAACTGGCCGCCGTCTTCGCCGACCTCGCCCAGCCCTGCTGCGGCGACTGCGCGGGCACGGAGCGGCGACGGTGA
- a CDS encoding IclR family transcriptional regulator yields MPTDDRPGNAGAESGARGGRTSAAGTALEKSMRILEAVAAPGGPHRLTDVMAAAAVPKSSTFRILASLIEQGFVRSEGESRYGVGPRLRGLSALVTGGEPASIERILRELQEATGQAVHLALHSGETITYIRKLESEQPFRTASRVGMRMPLHTTAIGKSILARLPAAEARELVAAAGLPRRTPHTLTTPQALEAELEAVRTRGFALDDEENEATIRCIGAAILDARGRPIGGVSVTTVTFLVSRTEIEAYAPALLAATRALAPLL; encoded by the coding sequence TTGCCTACGGACGACAGGCCCGGGAACGCCGGGGCCGAAAGCGGCGCCCGCGGCGGCCGGACCTCCGCCGCGGGTACGGCCCTGGAGAAGTCGATGCGGATCCTGGAGGCCGTGGCCGCGCCCGGCGGCCCGCACCGGCTCACCGACGTCATGGCCGCGGCGGCCGTGCCGAAGTCGAGCACCTTCCGCATCCTGGCCTCGCTGATCGAGCAGGGCTTCGTACGCTCCGAGGGCGAGAGCCGCTACGGCGTGGGCCCCCGGCTGCGCGGGCTGTCCGCCCTGGTCACCGGCGGGGAGCCGGCCAGCATCGAGCGGATTCTGCGGGAGCTGCAGGAGGCCACCGGGCAGGCGGTCCACCTCGCCCTGCACAGCGGGGAGACCATCACCTACATCCGGAAGCTGGAGAGCGAGCAGCCCTTCCGGACCGCCTCGCGGGTCGGCATGCGGATGCCCCTGCACACGACCGCGATCGGCAAGAGCATCCTGGCCCGGCTGCCCGCCGCAGAAGCCCGCGAGCTGGTCGCGGCGGCCGGGCTGCCGCGCCGGACGCCCCACACGCTCACGACGCCACAGGCCCTGGAGGCGGAGCTGGAGGCCGTACGGACACGGGGGTTCGCCCTGGACGACGAGGAGAACGAGGCGACCATCCGCTGCATCGGCGCCGCGATCCTCGACGCCCGCGGCCGTCCGATCGGCGGCGTCAGCGTCACGACCGTGACCTTCCTGGTCTCCCGCACGGAGATCGAGGCCTACGCACCCGCCCTGCTCGCGGCCACCCGGGCACTGGCGCCGCTGCTGTAG
- a CDS encoding tetratricopeptide repeat protein, which yields MERLLAEAEAAEGIGPDDPHTLAIRGSLAALASRAGRTAEAAEAWAELTADRTRVLGEDHPHVFYSRLEWARALLARDRAPEAAALLAGALARAESVLEPGHRHLRTARELLTRTAGRDPAAGRDPAADRPEGSRRAHGPG from the coding sequence TTGGAGAGACTGCTGGCCGAAGCCGAAGCCGCCGAGGGGATCGGGCCCGACGATCCGCACACGCTCGCCATCCGGGGAAGCCTTGCCGCGCTGGCGTCCCGCGCCGGGCGCACCGCGGAGGCGGCCGAGGCCTGGGCGGAACTCACCGCCGACCGGACCCGGGTCCTCGGCGAGGACCACCCGCACGTGTTCTACTCCCGCCTGGAATGGGCCCGCGCCCTGCTCGCCCGGGACCGGGCCCCCGAGGCGGCCGCGCTGCTGGCGGGCGCCCTGGCGCGGGCCGAGTCCGTCCTGGAACCGGGCCACCGCCACCTGCGGACGGCCCGGGAGCTGCTGACCCGGACCGCCGGCCGGGACCCTGCCGCCGGCCGGGACCCTGCCGCCGACCGGCCGGAGGGTTCGCGGCGCGCGCACGGCCCCGGCTGA
- a CDS encoding S66 family peptidase, whose protein sequence is MTDPRYPAKPRPGDRVAVLSPSAGLPALFPQPYELGLRRLREEFGLEPVEYPTTRKMGATPQERAADLHAAFADPEIKAVIASIGGDDQITLLPHLDADLLRAHPKPFFGYSDNTNLLLHLRDLGLVGYHGSSVMVELGRPGAMHPLTAESLRAALFTSGEYELTATDAFGDVNGPWDDPRTFDAEPELDPAKGWTWHHADRVVEGISWGGNLEIISWLLMADRTVRPVEEYAGGVLFLETSEDMPRAQDVYWILRNMGERGLLRQFPALLMGRAKSWSFEKRLDAEGRERYRHEQREAVLRALGEYAPDTMAVFDVDLGHTDPQIVIPVGGRIRVDGPARRLFVTY, encoded by the coding sequence ATGACGGATCCTCGCTATCCCGCCAAGCCCCGCCCCGGAGACCGCGTCGCGGTGCTCTCCCCTTCGGCCGGTCTGCCCGCGCTCTTCCCGCAGCCCTACGAGTTGGGGCTGCGCCGGCTCCGGGAGGAGTTCGGGCTGGAACCGGTGGAGTATCCGACGACCCGGAAGATGGGTGCGACGCCGCAGGAGCGGGCCGCCGACCTCCACGCCGCCTTCGCCGACCCCGAGATCAAGGCGGTGATCGCCAGCATCGGCGGCGACGACCAGATCACGCTGCTCCCGCACCTCGACGCCGATCTCCTGCGCGCCCACCCCAAGCCCTTCTTCGGCTACAGCGACAACACCAACCTGCTCCTGCACCTCAGGGACCTCGGGCTGGTCGGCTATCACGGGAGCTCGGTGATGGTCGAGCTCGGACGGCCCGGCGCCATGCACCCGCTGACGGCCGAGTCCCTGCGGGCGGCGCTGTTCACCTCCGGCGAGTACGAGTTGACCGCCACCGACGCCTTCGGCGACGTCAACGGCCCCTGGGACGACCCCCGTACCTTCGACGCCGAACCGGAACTGGACCCGGCCAAGGGCTGGACCTGGCACCACGCCGACCGGGTGGTCGAGGGCATCAGCTGGGGCGGCAACCTGGAGATCATCTCCTGGCTCCTGATGGCCGACCGCACCGTGCGGCCCGTGGAGGAGTACGCGGGCGGGGTGCTCTTCCTGGAGACCTCGGAGGACATGCCCCGCGCCCAGGACGTCTACTGGATCCTGCGCAACATGGGCGAGCGCGGACTGCTGAGGCAGTTCCCCGCCCTCCTGATGGGCCGGGCGAAGAGCTGGTCCTTCGAGAAGCGCCTCGACGCCGAGGGGCGCGAGCGCTACCGCCACGAGCAGCGCGAGGCGGTCCTGCGGGCCCTCGGCGAGTACGCCCCCGACACCATGGCCGTCTTCGACGTGGACCTCGGACACACCGACCCGCAGATCGTGATCCCCGTCGGGGGCCGCATCCGGGTGGACGGCCCGGCCCGCCGCCTCTTCGTCACGTACTGA
- a CDS encoding helix-turn-helix domain-containing protein: MSDEGRELYSVGEVAELLGLHVRTVRNYVRDGRLKAVRIGKQYRISRADFEALTSLPVPAAGDPSGAGQAPRRHLEVSSIVQIDAIGPDAASRLANLVTASAQSPRATPAALRVQTVYDKERARMKIVVLGDATTTADLLQLVDGVLGPGNGMGTEPDHGAGAVHRD, from the coding sequence ATGAGTGATGAAGGACGCGAGCTGTATTCGGTCGGCGAGGTCGCCGAGCTGCTCGGGCTGCACGTGCGCACCGTCCGGAACTACGTGCGCGACGGCCGGCTCAAAGCCGTCCGGATCGGCAAGCAGTACCGGATCAGCCGCGCGGACTTCGAGGCTCTGACCAGCCTGCCCGTCCCGGCCGCCGGGGATCCCTCCGGCGCCGGCCAGGCGCCGCGGCGGCACCTGGAGGTGTCGAGCATCGTGCAGATCGACGCGATCGGTCCCGACGCGGCGAGCCGGCTCGCGAACCTCGTCACGGCGAGCGCGCAGTCCCCGCGGGCCACCCCGGCCGCGCTGCGCGTCCAGACGGTCTACGACAAGGAGCGGGCCCGCATGAAGATCGTGGTCCTCGGCGACGCCACCACCACCGCCGATCTCCTGCAACTGGTCGACGGGGTGCTCGGCCCGGGCAACGGCATGGGGACCGAACCGGACCACGGCGCCGGGGCGGTGCACCGTGACTGA
- a CDS encoding DUF4180 domain-containing protein: MTDLIQEHHGVPVLVCAADGPPVATEQDALDQLIGGAFYRTDIVAVPVERLDAGFFDLRSGLAGAIMQKFVNYRVRLVVVGDLSHHLGASRALRDLVRESNEGRHIWFLPDLDALAARLAPAGETGPEPGSESGPEPRTEPGPGAPDSASAKPIDG; this comes from the coding sequence GTGACTGACCTCATCCAGGAGCACCACGGCGTACCGGTCCTGGTCTGCGCCGCCGACGGCCCGCCGGTCGCCACCGAGCAGGACGCGCTCGACCAGCTGATCGGCGGCGCCTTCTACCGGACCGACATCGTCGCCGTCCCGGTCGAGCGCCTGGACGCCGGCTTCTTCGACCTGCGCAGCGGGCTCGCCGGGGCGATCATGCAGAAGTTCGTGAACTACCGGGTCCGCCTGGTGGTCGTGGGTGACCTCTCGCACCACCTGGGGGCGAGTCGGGCCCTGCGCGATCTCGTACGGGAATCGAACGAGGGCCGCCACATCTGGTTCCTGCCCGACCTCGACGCCCTGGCCGCCCGGCTCGCCCCGGCCGGGGAAACGGGGCCGGAACCCGGATCGGAATCGGGGCCGGAACCGAGGACGGAACCGGGGCCGGGCGCTCCGGATTCCGCATCCGCGAAACCGATCGACGGATAA
- a CDS encoding sigma-70 family RNA polymerase sigma factor, which produces MSTSHTAALVAAARAGDPRAQDDLVGAYLPLVYNIVGRALNGSVDVDDVVQDTMLRALDGLGGLRDDHSFRSWLVAIAMNRVRAHWQARRSAPGESGLEAAWELADPGADFVDLTVVRLQLEGQRRETARATRWLEPDDRALLSLWWLECAGELTRTEVAQALELSAQHTAVRVQRMKAQLEAARVVERALGAQPPCEDLRAVVASWDGLPSALWRKRIARHARACLRCGGLWSGLLPAEGLLAGLALVPVSAALLAGVRAAAASGFTSAGLATDAWAYDAGGSPAPGTGPTGGPADGGGGEEQFAAVGGPGDGRASLRRQRRTRGRRRVIGGAVLAACVVGGGLTYLGTRPGASPEPPAAALVAPDSGTSLPPEPASPTPSPSVSPSPSASPSASPSAVPSPTRSAPPTPTPKPSPKSTPPKSPAPAPPGGSTAAQVIALVNSERAAAGCGPLKDDAQLRTAAQGHSDDMARRNFFAHTNPDGADPGKRTTAAGYRWSTYGENIAKGQRTAAQVMDSWMKSQGHRENILNCSFKDIGVGIHQGAGGPWWTQNFGARM; this is translated from the coding sequence ATGAGCACATCGCACACGGCAGCGCTGGTCGCCGCGGCCCGCGCGGGCGATCCCCGCGCACAGGACGACCTGGTCGGCGCCTATCTGCCGTTGGTCTACAACATCGTCGGGCGGGCCCTGAACGGATCCGTCGACGTCGACGACGTGGTCCAGGACACGATGCTGCGGGCACTCGACGGGCTCGGCGGCCTGCGCGACGACCACAGCTTCCGGTCCTGGCTCGTCGCGATCGCCATGAACCGGGTGCGCGCCCACTGGCAGGCCCGCCGGAGCGCCCCCGGCGAGAGCGGCCTGGAAGCGGCCTGGGAGCTCGCCGATCCCGGCGCCGACTTCGTGGACCTGACCGTCGTGCGACTCCAGCTGGAGGGCCAGCGCCGCGAGACGGCCCGTGCCACGCGCTGGCTGGAGCCCGACGACCGGGCGCTGCTGTCCCTGTGGTGGCTGGAGTGCGCCGGGGAGCTGACGCGCACCGAGGTGGCGCAGGCACTGGAACTGTCCGCGCAGCACACGGCGGTACGGGTCCAGCGGATGAAGGCGCAGCTGGAGGCGGCCCGGGTGGTGGAGCGGGCGCTGGGCGCCCAGCCGCCCTGCGAGGACCTGCGGGCGGTGGTGGCGAGCTGGGACGGCCTGCCCTCGGCGCTGTGGCGCAAGCGAATAGCCCGGCACGCCCGTGCGTGCCTGCGGTGCGGCGGGCTGTGGAGCGGCCTGCTCCCGGCCGAGGGTCTGCTGGCCGGGCTGGCGCTGGTGCCGGTCTCGGCGGCGCTGCTCGCGGGCGTACGGGCGGCCGCGGCCTCCGGCTTCACCTCCGCCGGCCTGGCCACCGACGCCTGGGCGTACGACGCGGGCGGCTCCCCCGCCCCGGGCACCGGCCCCACCGGCGGCCCGGCCGACGGTGGCGGTGGCGAGGAGCAGTTCGCCGCGGTGGGCGGCCCCGGGGACGGGCGCGCCTCGCTGCGCAGACAGCGGCGCACCCGTGGCCGGCGCCGGGTGATCGGTGGCGCGGTGCTCGCCGCCTGTGTCGTGGGAGGCGGGCTGACCTACCTCGGCACCCGGCCCGGCGCCTCCCCCGAGCCGCCCGCGGCCGCGCTCGTGGCTCCGGACTCGGGGACCTCGCTGCCCCCGGAGCCGGCCTCCCCCACTCCGAGCCCCTCGGTGTCCCCGTCACCGAGCGCCTCACCGAGCGCCTCGCCGAGCGCCGTCCCGAGCCCGACTCGGAGTGCGCCCCCCACGCCCACCCCGAAGCCGAGCCCGAAGTCCACTCCGCCGAAGAGCCCCGCCCCCGCCCCGCCGGGCGGCAGCACCGCCGCCCAGGTGATAGCCCTGGTCAACTCCGAGCGCGCGGCGGCCGGCTGCGGGCCGCTCAAGGACGACGCGCAGCTGCGTACGGCCGCCCAGGGCCACTCCGACGACATGGCGCGGCGGAACTTCTTCGCGCACACCAACCCGGACGGCGCGGACCCGGGCAAGCGGACCACCGCCGCCGGGTACCGCTGGTCCACCTACGGGGAGAACATCGCGAAGGGGCAGCGGACGGCGGCTCAGGTCATGGATTCCTGGATGAAGAGCCAGGGCCACCGCGAGAACATCCTCAACTGCTCCTTCAAGGACATCGGCGTCGGCATCCACCAGGGCGCCGGCGGC